AGTCCATTTCGTCATCCTCCACATATGCGACGGCCACTTTTGACCTAATAATAACATACTCCAAAAACATTTTCCATCCTAACTATTTATTTGACCTTAAACATTGTTATCCCAGCGTTTTAGCAACACCGTGCAGAGCTGACAGCGTACCGGGCGGCAGCAGCCTATTTCAAGGCAAACAACATTACCAAGCTGCCCAGCCCGAAAAAGCTGGAAGCCGAGTATGCGCAGTTGGCATCCGAAAAGGCGAAGTTCTACGAGCAGTACAAGGAAGCCAAGGAAGAACTGCTCAAGCTGAAAACCGCAAAGCAGAATGTTGCGTCCTTTTTCCGGGAGGAAGAACAGGCGCAGCAGGAGAGATAAAGGAGTGTGCGTATGATCAACTTGAAAATCGACCCGGAGTTTCAGTCCCAGATTTCCCCTCTGACCGATGATGAATTCAAGCAGCTTGAAGAAAATATCCTGAAAGCGGGCAAGCTGCTCTCTCCTTTGATCGTGTGGAACAATACACTTGTTGACGGTCACAATCGTTATGCGATTCTTCAGAAGCATCCCGAAATCTACTTTTCTACCATGCCGCTCCGCTTTGCAAATCGTGAGGAAGCTCTCGCTTGGATCTGCAAGAATCAGCTGGGGCGGCGCAATTTAACCCGGAGCAGAAGAAGTTCCTCATTGGAAAGCAGTACAGTGTGGAGCATCGAAAGCCCGGTGGAAACGGCAACAACCAGTATACGGTTACTACCGAAGAACCTGTTCAGGAGGAATTGTGTCAAAATGACACAATTCCTCCCACTGCTACGGAAAACAGCGTCCGTAAGCAGATTGCGGAGCGGAACAATGTCAGCGAATCCTACGTTGCCCGTTCTGAAAAGTTCATGCGGGGCGTGGAGATCATGGAGCAGATGATGCCCGGTACAAAAGAAAAGATCCTGTCCGGGCAATTCAAAGTCCGTGATGCCGATATGCACCGCCTCGCCAGAGCTGATTTTCCGAACCGCAAGCAGATCGTGCACGAGATTCTGCACCCGGAAGACCGTTCGGCTCCGCAGTCGAGCTACTCACACTACTCTGGAATCAACTACTCAGCGCTGGAAGTCGCTGTCCGGCGGATTCAGCAGGACTTTGATTTTTTGACGAGATACTTGCCTAAGCTACCGGACGATTCCTACGCCAAAACTGAAACGCTAAAAATCCTCAAGCAACACAAAGCGTATATGGCACAGTTTGAAGAAATGCTGAACGATAAAGAAATCGCATAACGACAGGCACTTGTAAGCCATCAACGAGCCACCAGCCGCAAGTGCAGGGCGGAAAACATCCGCGCTCTTGCGCCTGATAAAAATGGAACTTTGATTTTCTCGCCTGGCTTTGCCACGGTGGGACGATCAAAGGAGCGTGCGTTTGAACAAAAAGAAAAAGTCCACAAATACTTCCCCTTATCCCGATGAAGTCATCGACCGTCTGGCGCGGGCATTCTACCCGGCCATCCTTGCCTGCTGGAACAGTGAGGAAGGTCAGCGGGAGTTTGCCGCGTGGCAGGCGGAACAGGCTCATATCTCTGGCAAAGAAAAACAGGAAGTTCCCGCTAGCAGAGTTCCCATAAAACAGTATTTGCAAAAGTTCCCTAAATGGGGAAGATTTGGCGTGACTTCGGTCACGCCTTTTCTTTGCTTCCAGTTCATCCAGAGGATGTACCCCAGCCCATCGTACTTGATATGGATGTGCTGCACCCGCTTTCCGCTGGACTTATCCGGGGCATCCACATAGATAGCGGACACCAGTTCACGGAGAGCATAGGGGTGAGTTCTTCAATATGGACGTACTTGTGCGCTTTCTGGACGAACTTTTCAATATTCTCGATTTGCTGTTCCTGTACTTCGATTTCCTGCTGGATAGAGAGGACGTCCTCTTCCAGCTGCTTCTGCTCGGCATCGTAACTCTGGCTCATCATGTCAAAACGTTCATCGCTCAGCTTTCCACTGGCGTTGTCCTCGTAGATCTTCATGAACAGCCGTTTGAGATCTGCGATCCGCTTCTCATTCCGGGCAAGCTGCTTCTTCAGGACGGTCAGCTTTTCGGTGCTTTCCACCCGAAGCTGCTCCTCCATGACCTTGCGGAAGTAGTCTTCATGGCAAAGGATGTAGTCCGTTACCTGCTGGATATGGTTCAGCACACGGCCTTCCAGAACCTTTACCCGGATGAAGTGTCCCTTGCACTTGCTCCCGTTCTTCTTGTGCAGAGAGCAATCAAAGAAGTCTTGACTGAAGTCCCTGTTATTGGACGAACCATATTGCATCTTGGAACCGCAGTCAGCGCAGTAGACCATACCGGAGAAAATGCTGCTCTTGCCTGTCCGGGTCATGCGGTGACGCTGGTTACGAATCTCCTGAACCTTTTCAAACACATCATCGTCAATAATGCGCTCATGTGTATCCGGGAAGATAGCCTGATTTTCCACAGGATTCAGATGTCTCTTTTTATCCCAGATAGAGTTAGTATAGGTCTTGAAATTGACTGTGCAGCCAGTGTACTCCCGGCGTTCCAGAATCAAACTTACTGCTCTTTTATCCCAGCGATAAGGGTCTTCCGGGGCAGGTGCGTTTGTACTCCGGCCATGGCTCAACTTGTAGGCGGTAGGGGTCAGAACCTTATCTTCCCACAGTTGGTTCGCAATTTGGGTCGGCCCACGGCCTTCCATGCACATGGAGAAGATGCGCTTCACGACCGCAGCCGCTTCCAGATCAACAAGCCAATGCTTCGGGTTCTCCGGGTCTTTTACATAGCCGTACGGCACATTGACCGTCAGCGGTACGCCACGCTCTCCCTTGGCCTTCTGAACGGCCCGAATCTTGCGGCTGGTATCGCGGGCGTAAAACTCGTTGAACCAGTTCTTAATGCCCGCAAAATCGTTGTTTACGCTGTTCGGGTCAATGGTGTCGTAGTTGTCGTTAATGGCAATGTAGCGAACGCCATACTGGGGAAAGGTGAAGTTGGTGTACAGACCTGTCAAGGCAGAATTGCGCCCCAGTCGGGATAAATCCTTCGTGATAACGATTCCTACACGCCCTGCTTCGATCTCGACCAGCATACTCTGAAAGCCGGGACGGTCATAGTTCGTGCCGGAGTAGCCATCATCCACAAAGAACACCGGGTTCGGGAAGTAGTTCTTCTTGGCGTATTCCAGAAGGATGGCCTTCTGGTTCTCAATGGACAGGCTTTCGCCGAGCCGTGCGTCCTCTTGCGACAGTCGGCAGTAAAGTGCGGTGATTTTATTCGTTGCTCCAGACATTGTTGTGTCCTCCTTACTCTGTGGAGCAACTGTCAGTACAGGATTGGTTACCGGGTCAAGTATAGCAGAATTGGGCGCAGTTGTCATTCGTCTGCACCCTCATCTTCAAATTTTTGCTGGGCGTTCTTGGCAACAATGCGCTCCAGCTTCTTCAAAAAGGATTCCTTGCCCTCATAGCTGCCGGTCACGGTGTAGGTGGTGTGACCGACTTTCTCCGTGGTGGTCAGTTCTGGAATCCAGAAAGCGGACAGGTTCTTGACATGGAGGTTGCCGTTCTCGTCCACATAAGAGCCGTGTTTCTTCTGCTCTTCGGTCAAGGGCTGCCGCTTGAAATAGATTTCATTTTCGGAGATGCTCACGGTTTCGCTGGCTTGCTCCTTCGGGGTGTCGTCATACAGCTGGGCAAAAAATGCCAGTGCATCCTCGGGTGAGTCTTCCTCCATGAGCTGCTCGAAAACTCGCTGCTCCTCTGCCGAGAGGTTGTTCCATGCGGCATCCAACTCCTGCTCGTTGGCCGCGTTGACAAAGGCTTCGATTTCTTTTTTCATGGTGCATCCTCCTTTGGCTGCGGAAAGCGGTTTTTCAAAAAGTATGGGTTTTCGTGAGAGCAAGAATCGTCCCGTGGCCACAAATTTTCAATACTTGAAAATTCCTGCCCCTTTGGGACTGCTTCTTGTTGGGGCGTGCCTGCCCCAAACCCTGCCAGATAAAAGCAAAGGGGCATTATCTGCCCCGATGCTTTTCCTTTCGCTTCTGCTGTTTCAGTTCAAACTGACGCTGCTTTTCTGCTTCGCGTTGTTTACGGCTAAGTGCTTTTCGCACCAGCTTATTTTCTTCTCGCTGCATTTGCAACGCCTGCTGTGACTTTGTACCGATTCCTGTGGCAACTGTTTCCTTTCGGATTTGTCGTTGCAATCGCTTTGGGTTCACAGACTCTTTCTTTACAACTGTCTCAACAGATGGACTGAAGCGCAGCCGACTGTAATTTTTGAGCAGATACTCCCAGACTTCATAGTCCTTTGGTTCTGGACCAAACACGACTTTACACACTGAAAGCTTTCTTCTCTCAATACGTTCAAATACTCCGATCCAGAATGGATCCTCAAAAAATACAGTCAGCTTTGTAGAATCAATGTCCATAACGAAACCCTCCTGAAATAAATCCTTACAGGAACGGACAACCCGGAGGGAAGGTTACTTACCTACACCGTGCGGTGTAGACGGCTGGGCTACCTACCAGCTCTGGCATCTCTCAGAAAGAAATGCGTTGCGTTTTTATCCTGCTTTTATTATATAAAGCACATCCCTGTGCATTATATCTGCCTTAATTGGTTTTCCAAGTGAAGTATACCACACTCGTGGTCAAATGACCACCCATATATACGAGAATTTGGCCGTTTTACTGCGTACGTGCGTACCAACCTTCCGTACGCACGTACGCAGCGATTCGCCCGAAACGTACCTTATACAACCGTTCCCCTCGGAGAGCCCACGGCACTTTGCAGGCCGCAGGGATGAAAGTGTCATAGTGGGTTATTACACTTCCGCAGAAGTGCCTTTTCCTCGCCGCAAACAGCCGGGGTGCGCCTTTGTGGAGCTTTCTATGCGGCGAATCCACATCGTCCACAGGCGATGTGAGCAGGGATTCTAAGGGGCGCAGCACCTTTGGCACACGACTTTGGTACAAAGTCTAGTGTGTTACACCTTGCCAGAGGTGTACACGTTCCTGAAATGCAAAAAGCCCCATACCCAACACCTTGACGGTGCGGACATGGGACTTGATGCTTCCTCGGCCTAGCCGGGTACTCGTAACCAATCCTGACAGGCAGTTGCCGTGTCATTTCTCGAAAACTGTTTTACGAATACCCAGCACTGGGGAACTCCCTGCCTTACTTATCGTGTGTGGATTTTTGCAGGGTGCGTCCGGGTGGGCGCACCCTGTTTTTGTTTGTGCTTATTTCTTCAGAATCCGCATTGCGTTCAGAACAGCGATGATCGTGACACCCACATCACCGAACACGGCTTCCCACATACCGGCCATGCCGAGTGCGCCCAGAACAAGGAACACGCTCTTGATGCCAAGAGCAATCACGATGTTCTGCATCACAATCCGTTTCGTAGCCTTTGCAACATCAATGCAATCGGCAGCCTTTTCACGGTTTTCTGATAAAGAGGGAAATTGGAACGGATTAAGTGTTTCTGATGTATTTGGCAATGAAGAAATCAAAATTGGCTATGTGGACGGTTGGCTTTCCACCAGCCGAAACATGGTGCGGGTTTTTGTCGCGCTTGCTCTTGCGGTTATCATCATGCTTGCTCCGATTTTCTCCGGCGAGTATGAAGGTGTTGATAATATCATATTGACAAGCAAGTACGGTAAAACCAAATGCGCTACTGCAAAGGTGGTTGCAGGTATTATCACCGCCATTCTCACTACCACGCTGATTGCAGCATTTAACCTGCTTCTTGCTTTTGTTTTTTATGGAACAGAAGGGTTGGATTGCAGTATTCTATTTGCCCCCAGTGACTATGTGGAAGCGTTTATCCCTTTTAATATCACCTGCGGTACGCTGCTCAAATATCAAATTCTGCTGGCATTTACCTGTACGCTTAGCGTTACGGGAATTACACTGTTCCTATCTGCAATCAGTAAAAATCAGATTGTAGCTTTGGTTGCGGCGATGGCAATTTTTCTTTTTCCCGTTTTGCTGCCGATCACCGAAGTAAATCCATTGTTCCGATTGGTTGGACTTCTTCCGATCTATCATGTACTAGCCATTTCGCTCCTGTCGGTGGAACAAATGAGTAACGGGATGCTGTATGCGATATGGGCAATCCCGGCAGCACTGCTCTTTTTGGGAGTTGGTGCAGGTATCTCTCGCCGTGTATTTGCAAAGCATCAAGTTTTATAAATCATTCGCACAGAGCCGCTAACAGCAGATTTGCGCGAAATAAAAAACGGCGGCTTTAATACGAAATCAAAGCCGCCGTTTTCTTTTCGAAAAATAAGAATACGGGGGTGTGTTAAAGTCGCCCTTTTTAAGGACACGGCGGTATCTGGGAGGTATTGCCGTGTCCTTTTTGCTTTTTCGCAACGTCCATGATCTGCACCAGTTAAAAAAAGCGTAGCCCCTCCATCGGACTATCCCGGCTATGAGTATGAACACAGAAATCATGTAAATAGATTTTATAATTCTTCTGCTCCTGTCTGCGTTTTGCAGACAGGCGCTTTTTGTCGTTATCGGGGATGTTTCTACTGTCCCCGCGCTCCGCCCTTTGCCTGATCCGGCCACCCACCCGATCAGGACGAAAGGAGCGCACAAATGAGCGACAGAAAAAAATAATTTTGATTTTTCCCGGCAGAGCTGGCCAAAACAGCCTTCCGCAGAACGAGTAGTGGGCGAAAGGGGAAGAAAAGAACTGCCTCCCGGCACGAAGGGAGGTGAGAACATGAAACCTGATCGCCACGCCGAACACAAGCAGCACGCCTTTGACAGCTTTTGCAAAAAGGTCTTGAAGTGCGAGGCCTGCAATGGCTATCGAGAGATCAGCCGCAGGAAGAAGCACAGCATCCCTTTCAGCGAACTGCCGGAGGACGCAATGGAGCAGCTTGCGGCCTATGACCGTTATCCCTGGGAGTACAACACCTTCATTCTTGGCGGTGATGTGATCCTGATC
Above is a genomic segment from Faecalibacterium taiwanense containing:
- a CDS encoding YjdF family protein, yielding MDIDSTKLTVFFEDPFWIGVFERIERRKLSVCKVVFGPEPKDYEVWEYLLKNYSRLRFSPSVETVVKKESVNPKRLQRQIRKETVATGIGTKSQQALQMQREENKLVRKALSRKQREAEKQRQFELKQQKRKEKHRGR
- a CDS encoding ABC transporter permease, translating into MFCITIRFVAFATSMQSAAFSRFSDKEGNWNGLSVSDVFGNEEIKIGYVDGWLSTSRNMVRVFVALALAVIIMLAPIFSGEYEGVDNIILTSKYGKTKCATAKVVAGIITAILTTTLIAAFNLLLAFVFYGTEGLDCSILFAPSDYVEAFIPFNITCGTLLKYQILLAFTCTLSVTGITLFLSAISKNQIVALVAAMAIFLFPVLLPITEVNPLFRLVGLLPIYHVLAISLLSVEQMSNGMLYAIWAIPAALLFLGVGAGISRRVFAKHQVL
- a CDS encoding sigma-70 region 4 domain-containing protein, with the translated sequence MKPDRHAEHKQHAFDSFCKKVLKCEACNGYREISRRKKHSIPFSELPEDAMEQLAAYDRYPWEYNTFILGGDVILIENDLLADALNALPQDNRDILLMYWFLEMADREIAERMNLARRTINNRRLKSYRLLKELMGGDTDA